From a region of the Methanolinea sp. genome:
- a CDS encoding MBL fold metallo-hydrolase codes for MGQDGTFIRNAESLGQDLARIKTGILSHGHYDHGGGLGPFLEYNARAPVYLKERCNEAYYARDPGRYRYIGLDAGILSTHADRFIRVGTDTWIAPGLMLIANIQRTEPLPPGNSSLLA; via the coding sequence ATGGGACAGGACGGGACGTTCATCCGGAATGCCGAGTCACTTGGCCAGGATCTTGCTCGCATAAAGACAGGAATTCTCTCCCACGGCCACTATGATCACGGCGGGGGTCTTGGCCCATTTCTGGAATATAATGCCAGGGCTCCAGTCTACCTGAAAGAAAGGTGCAATGAAGCCTACTACGCCCGGGATCCTGGCCGGTACCGGTATATCGGGCTTGATGCCGGAATTCTCTCAACGCATGCAGATCGGTTCATCCGGGTCGGAACCGATACCTGGATCGCTCCCGGCCTGATGCTCATCGCCAATATACAGAGAACGGAACCACTGCCTCCTGGGAACAGTTCACTGCTGGCATAG